The following are encoded together in the Pseudomonas maumuensis genome:
- a CDS encoding efflux transporter outer membrane subunit, with translation MKQLILAGLCLSLGACMMVGPDYELPKEAAVQRGDLNGPLRQDADSVVSAPVPEDWWQLYQDQRLNQLVREALGANTELRVAAANIAKARAQVEVAESQGGFNGGVKLGAQRLQESGEAFLLPEKVPVANIGEAIISASYQFDLWGTFKRGTEAAKANADAVQAAADTARITLVADVVKAYTQVCSANEEYHIARESLDLQQQSVQLTQRLRDAGRGDESQVTRSQTQFKSLRAELPRFKAEREAGLYTLAALLAKPVEQLPAGTADCAELPQLSQLVPVGDGAALLKRRPDVRQAERQLAAATATIGVATGALYPDISIGAQVGTIGILDNLGEPATNRWGFGPQISWNIPTNGTRARIRMAEASTQAALAHFDGVVLNAIRETQTRLAQYSALLDRRDALAEAERSAKESADQTHMRYQVGRESFLADLQATRTYTDVRAQLAAANSQVAMGQIGVFLALGGGWKNSARP, from the coding sequence ATGAAACAGCTGATCCTGGCGGGGCTGTGCCTGTCCCTCGGCGCCTGCATGATGGTCGGCCCGGACTACGAGCTGCCCAAGGAGGCCGCAGTGCAGCGCGGCGACCTCAACGGCCCGCTGCGCCAGGACGCCGACAGCGTGGTCTCGGCGCCGGTGCCCGAGGACTGGTGGCAGCTGTATCAGGATCAACGGCTCAACCAGCTGGTGCGCGAGGCGCTCGGCGCCAACACCGAGCTGCGCGTGGCTGCCGCCAACATCGCCAAGGCCCGCGCCCAGGTGGAGGTGGCCGAGTCGCAGGGTGGCTTCAATGGTGGCGTCAAGCTGGGTGCGCAGCGCCTGCAGGAGTCCGGCGAAGCGTTCCTGCTGCCGGAGAAAGTGCCGGTGGCCAACATTGGCGAGGCGATCATCAGCGCCAGCTACCAGTTCGACCTGTGGGGCACCTTCAAGCGCGGCACCGAGGCCGCCAAGGCCAATGCCGATGCCGTGCAGGCCGCCGCCGACACCGCGCGTATCACCCTGGTGGCCGATGTGGTCAAGGCCTATACCCAGGTGTGCTCGGCCAACGAGGAGTACCACATCGCCCGCGAGTCGCTGGACCTGCAGCAGCAGAGCGTGCAACTGACCCAGCGTCTGCGCGACGCCGGGCGTGGCGACGAGAGCCAGGTCACTCGTTCGCAGACCCAGTTCAAGTCCTTGCGCGCCGAGCTGCCGCGCTTCAAGGCCGAGCGCGAGGCGGGCCTCTACACGCTGGCCGCGTTGCTGGCCAAGCCTGTCGAGCAATTGCCTGCCGGCACCGCCGATTGCGCCGAGCTGCCACAGCTGTCGCAACTGGTTCCGGTCGGCGATGGCGCCGCTCTGCTCAAGCGCCGCCCCGATGTGCGCCAGGCCGAGCGCCAGTTGGCCGCAGCCACCGCCACCATCGGTGTGGCTACCGGCGCGCTGTACCCGGATATCAGCATCGGCGCCCAGGTAGGCACCATCGGCATCCTCGACAATCTCGGCGAGCCGGCCACCAACCGCTGGGGCTTCGGCCCGCAGATCAGCTGGAACATCCCCACCAACGGCACCCGCGCGCGCATCCGCATGGCCGAGGCCTCGACCCAGGCGGCGCTGGCACATTTCGATGGGGTGGTACTGAATGCCATTCGCGAAACCCAGACCCGCCTGGCGCAATACAGCGCACTGCTGGATCGACGCGACGCGCTGGCCGAGGCGGAGCGCTCCGCCAAGGAGTCGGCGGACCAGACCCACATGCGCTATCAGGTAGGGCGTGAGTCGTTCCTGGCGGACCTGCAGGCGACGCGGACCTACACCGACGTACGGGCACAGCTGGCGGCGGCCAACAGTCAGGTGGCGATGGGGCAGATAGGCGTGTTCCTGGCCTTGGGTGGCGGCTGGAAGAATAGCGCCAGGCCCTGA
- a CDS encoding efflux RND transporter periplasmic adaptor subunit gives MKKPLLTLGRVVLTLLVVTFAAVLVWQMVVYYMFAPWTRDGHIRADVIQIAPDVSGLIQQVEVRDNQTIKRGDVLFTIDQDRFTLALRQAKATLAERQETLAQASREAQRNRKLGNLVAAEQLEESQSREARARSAVSEAQVQVDVAQLNLDRSVVRSPVDGYLNDRAPRAHEFVSAGRPVLSVVDSASYHVDGYFEETKLGGIHIGDAVDIRVMGDPTRLRGRVQSLSAGIEDRDRSSGANLLPNVNPAFSWVRLAQRIPVRITFDEVPADFRMIAGRTATVSIVEGQRP, from the coding sequence ATGAAAAAACCTTTGCTGACCCTGGGCCGCGTGGTCCTGACCTTGCTGGTAGTGACCTTCGCCGCCGTGCTCGTGTGGCAGATGGTGGTGTACTACATGTTCGCCCCCTGGACCCGCGACGGTCATATCCGCGCTGACGTGATCCAGATCGCCCCGGATGTCTCCGGGCTGATCCAGCAGGTCGAGGTGCGCGACAACCAGACCATCAAACGCGGTGACGTGCTGTTCACCATCGACCAGGACCGTTTCACCCTGGCCCTGCGCCAGGCCAAGGCAACCCTGGCCGAACGCCAGGAAACCCTGGCCCAGGCCTCCCGCGAGGCCCAGCGCAACCGCAAGCTGGGCAACCTGGTGGCGGCCGAGCAGTTGGAAGAGAGCCAGTCCCGCGAGGCCCGCGCCCGTTCGGCGGTGAGCGAGGCCCAGGTGCAGGTGGATGTCGCCCAGCTCAATCTCGACCGTTCGGTGGTGCGCAGCCCGGTGGATGGCTACCTCAACGACCGCGCCCCGCGTGCCCACGAGTTCGTCAGCGCCGGTCGCCCGGTGTTGTCGGTGGTCGACAGCGCCTCGTACCACGTCGATGGCTACTTCGAGGAAACCAAGCTGGGCGGTATCCATATCGGCGACGCCGTGGATATCCGTGTGATGGGCGACCCCACCCGCCTGCGCGGCCGAGTGCAGAGCCTGTCCGCCGGTATCGAGGACCGCGACCGCAGCAGCGGCGCCAACCTGCTGCCCAACGTCAACCCGGCGTTCAGTTGGGTGCGCCTGGCCCAGCGGATCCCGGTACGCATCACCTTCGACGAGGTGCCGGCGGACTTTCGCATGATCGCCGGGCGCACCGCCACGGTGTCGATCGTCGAGGGCCAGCGCCCATGA
- a CDS encoding DUF1656 domain-containing protein yields MIGELDISGVFLPTLLVMMFGTYLLYLGVHAVLVRLHFYRLVWHRALFNVALYAVLLGAVDHFCRSLMLP; encoded by the coding sequence GTGATTGGTGAACTGGATATCAGCGGGGTGTTCCTGCCCACGCTGCTGGTGATGATGTTTGGCACCTACCTGTTGTACCTGGGGGTACACGCAGTGCTGGTGCGCCTGCATTTCTACCGCCTGGTCTGGCACCGGGCGCTATTCAACGTTGCCCTGTATGCCGTGCTGCTTGGCGCGGTGGACCACTTTTGCCGAAGCCTGATGCTGCCATGA
- a CDS encoding FUSC family protein, producing the protein MNGFFSSVPPARDWFYGVRTFAASMIALYIALLMQLPRPYWAMATVYIVSSPFLGPTTSKALYRALGTLLGAGGAILLVPPLVQSPLLLSIAIALWTGTLLFLSLNLRTANNYVLMLAGYTLPMIALAVVDNPLAVFDVASSRAQEICLGIVCAAVVGAVFWPRRLAPVVVGATGSWFGEAIRYCDTYLGREAGADKVGGMRGAMVATFNSLELMIGQLGHEGAGPHTLKNARELRGRMIHLLPVIDALDDALIALEGRAPAQFAQLKPVLDAAREWLKGTADSASVARWTALHEQIDRLQPGAAAIDQRAELLLSNALYRLTEWADLWQDCCTLQHALRKDDATPWRAVYRHWRLGRLTPFFDRGLMLYSVFSTVTAIVVACGLWIGLGWNDGASAVILAAVSCSFFAAMDDPAPQIYRFFFWTLMSVIFSSLYLFLVLPNLHDFAMLVLAFAVPFICVGTLTVQPRFYLGTLLTIVNTSTFISIQGAYDADFFTFLNSNLAGPVGLLFAFIWTLVVRPFGVELAAKRMTRFAWRDIVEMTVPATLAEHRQVGVQMLDRLMQHLPRLSQTGQDSGVALRDLRVGLNLLDLLAYMPRAGAQARERLQTVIEEVGAHYAACLRAGERLHAPAALLRNMERARLALNLDELYERGDARTHLLHALAGLRLALLPGVEVMLEPAEQTQLPPGLDGAPL; encoded by the coding sequence ATGAATGGCTTCTTCAGCTCGGTGCCGCCGGCCCGCGACTGGTTCTACGGCGTGCGCACCTTCGCGGCGTCGATGATCGCCCTGTACATCGCCCTGCTGATGCAATTGCCACGCCCTTACTGGGCCATGGCCACGGTCTATATCGTCTCCAGCCCATTCCTCGGCCCGACCACCTCCAAGGCGCTGTACCGCGCCCTGGGCACCTTGCTGGGTGCTGGCGGGGCGATCCTGTTGGTGCCGCCGCTGGTGCAATCCCCGCTGCTGCTGAGCATCGCCATCGCCCTGTGGACCGGCACGTTGCTGTTCCTCTCGCTGAACCTGCGCACGGCCAACAACTACGTGCTGATGCTGGCCGGCTACACCCTGCCGATGATCGCCTTGGCGGTGGTCGACAACCCGCTGGCAGTGTTCGACGTGGCCTCGTCCCGGGCCCAGGAGATTTGCCTTGGGATCGTCTGCGCGGCAGTGGTTGGCGCGGTGTTCTGGCCGCGCCGGCTGGCGCCCGTGGTGGTCGGCGCCACTGGCAGCTGGTTCGGCGAGGCGATCCGCTACTGCGATACCTATCTGGGCCGCGAAGCCGGCGCCGACAAGGTCGGCGGCATGCGTGGCGCGATGGTCGCCACCTTCAACTCGCTGGAGTTGATGATCGGGCAGCTCGGCCACGAAGGCGCCGGCCCGCACACCTTGAAAAATGCCCGTGAGCTGCGTGGCCGGATGATCCACCTGTTGCCGGTGATCGATGCCCTGGACGACGCCCTGATCGCCCTCGAGGGCCGCGCCCCTGCCCAGTTCGCTCAGTTGAAGCCGGTGCTCGACGCTGCCCGTGAATGGCTCAAGGGCACTGCCGACAGCGCCTCGGTGGCGCGCTGGACCGCCCTGCACGAGCAGATCGATCGCCTACAGCCCGGCGCTGCCGCCATCGACCAGCGCGCCGAGCTGCTGTTGTCCAACGCCCTCTATCGCCTGACCGAATGGGCCGACCTGTGGCAGGACTGCTGCACCCTGCAGCACGCCCTGCGCAAGGACGACGCCACGCCCTGGCGCGCGGTCTACCGCCACTGGCGCCTGGGCCGGCTGACGCCGTTCTTCGACCGCGGCCTGATGCTCTACTCGGTGTTTTCCACCGTCACCGCCATCGTCGTCGCCTGCGGCCTGTGGATCGGCCTGGGCTGGAACGACGGCGCCAGCGCGGTGATCCTCGCCGCCGTGTCGTGCAGTTTCTTCGCCGCCATGGACGACCCGGCGCCGCAGATCTACCGGTTCTTCTTCTGGACCCTGATGTCGGTGATCTTCTCCAGCCTGTACCTGTTCCTGGTGCTGCCCAACCTGCACGACTTCGCCATGCTGGTGCTGGCGTTCGCAGTGCCGTTCATCTGCGTCGGCACCCTGACCGTGCAGCCGCGTTTCTACCTCGGCACCTTGCTGACCATCGTCAACACCTCGACCTTCATCAGCATCCAGGGCGCCTACGACGCCGACTTCTTCACCTTCCTCAATTCCAACCTGGCCGGCCCCGTGGGGCTGCTGTTCGCCTTCATCTGGACCCTGGTGGTACGCCCGTTCGGCGTGGAGCTGGCGGCCAAGCGCATGACCCGCTTCGCCTGGCGCGACATCGTCGAGATGACCGTGCCGGCCACCCTGGCCGAGCACCGCCAGGTTGGCGTGCAGATGCTCGACCGCCTGATGCAGCACCTGCCTCGCCTGTCGCAGACCGGCCAGGACAGCGGCGTGGCCCTGCGCGACCTGCGCGTGGGCCTGAACCTGCTCGACCTACTGGCGTACATGCCGCGCGCCGGCGCCCAGGCTCGCGAGCGCTTGCAGACGGTGATCGAGGAAGTCGGCGCGCACTACGCCGCCTGCCTGCGCGCCGGCGAGCGCCTGCATGCCCCGGCGGCACTGCTGCGCAACATGGAGCGCGCGCGCCTGGCGCTGAACCTCGATGAGCTTTACGAGCGCGGCGATGCCCGCACCCACCTGCTGCACGCCCTGGCCGGTTTGCGTCTGGCGCTGCTGCCAGGTGTCGAGGTGATGCTCGAGCCCGCCGAACAAACGCAACTGCCCCCGGGCCTCGACGGAGCACCCCTGTGA
- a CDS encoding MarR family winged helix-turn-helix transcriptional regulator — MSLDALHLKISSGMVVAARHWRRLCQGALTGYGISEACAVPLLMIVRLGDGVHQVAVAQAAGLESPSLVRLLDQLCKAGLVCRSEDPLDRRAKALSLTVEGRALAESIEGELVRLRREVLGGIDQADLEATLRVIHAFEQAGMQP; from the coding sequence ATGTCCCTCGACGCACTGCACCTGAAAATCAGCAGCGGCATGGTCGTGGCTGCCCGTCACTGGCGCCGCCTGTGCCAGGGCGCCCTGACCGGCTACGGTATTTCCGAGGCCTGCGCGGTCCCCTTGCTGATGATCGTGCGCCTGGGCGATGGCGTGCATCAGGTGGCGGTGGCCCAGGCGGCCGGCCTGGAAAGTCCGTCGCTGGTGCGTCTGCTCGACCAGTTGTGCAAGGCTGGCTTGGTGTGCCGCAGCGAGGATCCTTTGGACCGTCGCGCCAAGGCGCTGAGCCTGACCGTCGAAGGCCGCGCCCTGGCCGAATCCATCGAGGGCGAGCTGGTGCGCCTGCGTCGTGAGGTGCTTGGGGGCATCGACCAGGCCGACCTGGAGGCCACCTTGCGGGTCATCCACGCCTTCGAACAGGCAGGCATGCAGCCATGA
- a CDS encoding tetratricopeptide repeat protein gives MSAASNIHSLLARLLPERIVPAPARPGQRHRLFAGVGMPAQQALSGERFGLVDRLDEAVDLQAIYHDLCRQALLGNVAALNDLGWIWLNGKYWRGDTVLAGHLLRMAALQGNAAAWFNLGQQHYFGKGVDVSYVNAAEYYRHAFERGMVHAAAALGDLYEEEVCEGDQVWQVDPLEAYQWFLRGAERGEKRCRFEVGYRLLHGLYVEADTKAGLYWLELAAATGVMQAAEELAVHFSSRDAARYMGWRDQAIQLGSTLALTMKLEDQIQP, from the coding sequence ATGTCTGCCGCCAGCAATATCCATTCGCTGCTTGCCCGGCTTCTACCCGAGCGGATCGTCCCGGCGCCGGCCCGCCCCGGACAGCGCCACCGGCTCTTCGCCGGGGTTGGCATGCCCGCCCAGCAGGCCTTGAGCGGCGAGCGTTTCGGCCTGGTCGACCGCCTGGACGAGGCGGTCGACCTGCAGGCCATCTACCACGACCTGTGTCGCCAGGCCCTGCTGGGCAACGTCGCGGCGCTCAACGACCTAGGCTGGATCTGGCTCAATGGCAAGTACTGGCGGGGTGACACGGTGCTGGCTGGACACCTGTTGCGCATGGCGGCGTTGCAGGGCAACGCTGCCGCCTGGTTCAACCTCGGGCAGCAGCACTACTTCGGCAAAGGTGTGGATGTTTCCTATGTCAATGCGGCGGAATACTACCGCCATGCCTTCGAGCGGGGCATGGTGCATGCCGCCGCAGCGCTGGGCGATCTGTATGAGGAAGAGGTGTGCGAGGGTGACCAGGTGTGGCAGGTCGATCCGCTCGAGGCCTACCAATGGTTCTTGCGCGGCGCCGAGCGTGGCGAGAAGCGCTGCCGCTTCGAGGTGGGATACCGTCTGCTGCATGGCCTGTACGTGGAGGCTGACACCAAGGCCGGGCTGTACTGGCTGGAGTTGGCGGCGGCGACCGGGGTGATGCAGGCCGCCGAGGAGCTGGCGGTGCATTTCAGCAGCCGTGACGCGGCGCGCTACATGGGCTGGCGCGACCAGGCGATCCAGCTGGGCAGCACGCTGGCGCTGACCATGAAGCTGGAAGACCAGATCCAGCCTTGA
- a CDS encoding WYL domain-containing protein, which translates to MPFATTRATLSRQWALLRQLPSRSPGITSAELVWRLRDVGFNISKRTVERDLNELSLIFPLERNDKSIPFGWHWSANAGGELRGNFDLQGYLRGDTLQPGHGEGIELQAWISDLLARRLRETPLTADMQLTALDQGHRLRATVADGWPLRWWLLSQGDGLVVEAPQALREEIARTLASAAAKYRD; encoded by the coding sequence TTGCCGTTCGCCACCACCCGCGCCACTCTCAGCCGCCAGTGGGCATTGCTGCGCCAGCTGCCCAGCCGCTCTCCCGGGATCACCAGTGCCGAACTGGTGTGGCGCCTGCGTGACGTGGGCTTCAACATCAGCAAACGCACGGTCGAGCGCGACCTCAACGAGCTGTCGCTGATCTTTCCACTGGAGCGCAACGACAAGAGCATTCCGTTCGGCTGGCACTGGTCGGCCAACGCCGGTGGCGAGTTGCGTGGAAACTTCGACCTGCAGGGGTATCTGCGCGGCGATACGTTGCAGCCTGGACACGGGGAAGGCATCGAACTGCAGGCGTGGATCAGCGACTTGCTGGCCCGCCGTCTGCGCGAGACGCCGCTAACCGCCGACATGCAGTTGACCGCGCTGGATCAGGGGCACCGATTGCGGGCAACCGTGGCGGATGGCTGGCCCTTGCGCTGGTGGTTGCTGAGCCAGGGGGATGGGCTGGTGGTGGAAGCGCCGCAGGCATTGCGCGAGGAGATTGCGCGGACATTGGCCAGTGCGGCGGCCAAGTATCGGGACTAG
- a CDS encoding ABC transporter permease → MTTTPVRQEYEVPLQPLPGVPLERELPLVQRLWQQGWLRKAAILMLLAAAWEAVARYTGNDLLLPGFLQTSSALWDGLLSGELPAKVGVSLLVLLKGYVLGIVLAFGLTSLAVSTQLGRDLLGTLTSMFNPLPAIALLPLALLWFGLGDNSLIFVLVHSVLWALALNTYAGFLGVSETLRMAGRNYGLRGLRLVLHILVPAALPSILSGLKIGWAFAWRTLIAAELVFGASSGKGGLGWYIFQNRNELYTDKVFAGLAVVILIGLLVEGLVFNTLERLTVRRWGMQR, encoded by the coding sequence ATGACCACGACACCTGTACGCCAGGAATACGAAGTGCCGCTGCAACCCCTCCCGGGTGTGCCGCTGGAGCGTGAGCTGCCGCTGGTGCAACGCTTGTGGCAACAGGGTTGGCTGCGTAAGGCCGCGATCCTGATGCTGCTCGCGGCGGCTTGGGAGGCGGTGGCTCGCTATACCGGCAACGACCTGTTGCTGCCGGGCTTCCTGCAGACCTCCAGCGCATTGTGGGACGGGTTGCTCAGCGGCGAGCTGCCAGCCAAGGTCGGCGTTTCGCTGCTGGTGCTGCTCAAGGGCTATGTGCTGGGCATCGTCCTGGCATTCGGCCTGACCAGCCTGGCCGTCTCGACGCAACTGGGGCGCGACCTGCTGGGCACGCTGACCTCGATGTTCAACCCGCTGCCGGCCATCGCCCTGCTGCCGCTGGCCTTGCTCTGGTTCGGCCTGGGCGACAACAGCTTGATCTTCGTGCTGGTGCATTCGGTGCTGTGGGCCTTGGCGCTGAACACCTATGCAGGCTTTCTCGGCGTGTCCGAGACCCTGCGCATGGCCGGGCGCAACTACGGGCTGCGTGGCCTGCGCCTGGTGCTGCACATCCTGGTCCCAGCGGCGTTGCCGTCGATCCTGTCGGGGCTGAAGATTGGCTGGGCCTTCGCCTGGCGCACCCTGATCGCCGCCGAGCTGGTGTTCGGCGCCAGCAGTGGCAAAGGCGGGCTTGGCTGGTACATCTTCCAGAACCGCAACGAGTTGTACACCGACAAGGTGTTCGCCGGGCTGGCAGTGGTGATCCTGATCGGCCTGTTGGTGGAGGGGCTGGTGTTCAACACCCTCGAACGGCTGACCGTGCGGCGCTGGGGGATGCAGCGCTAG
- a CDS encoding ABC transporter ATP-binding protein, producing the protein MTAPLPGHTVSTLSRVATPPLLAVDNLSLEYRTAQRVVRATHQVSFEVDRADRFVLLGPSGCGKSTLLKAVAGFIEPREGRILLQGQPVRGPGPDRIVVFQEFDQLPPWKTVKQNVMFPLLVSGQLKRAEAEERALHYLEKVGLAAFADAYPHTLSGGMKARVAIARALATQPKILLMDEPFAALDALTRRKMQEELLLLWEEVRFTLLFVTHSIEEALVVGNRILLLSPHPGRVRAEVHSHQYDLGSLGASDFQASARRIHRLLFDQADAPESTGDLGFNDIRIAY; encoded by the coding sequence ATGACCGCCCCATTGCCAGGCCACACGGTCAGCACACTGAGCCGTGTCGCCACGCCACCGCTGCTGGCGGTGGACAATTTGAGCCTTGAATACCGCACCGCCCAACGCGTGGTGCGGGCCACCCACCAGGTCAGCTTTGAGGTGGATCGCGCCGACCGCTTCGTCCTGCTCGGCCCGTCCGGCTGCGGCAAGTCCACCTTGCTCAAGGCCGTGGCTGGCTTCATCGAACCCCGGGAAGGGCGGATCCTGCTCCAGGGCCAGCCGGTGCGCGGCCCCGGCCCCGACCGCATCGTGGTGTTCCAGGAGTTCGACCAGCTGCCGCCGTGGAAGACGGTGAAGCAGAACGTGATGTTCCCGCTGCTGGTGTCTGGCCAGCTCAAGCGCGCCGAGGCCGAAGAGCGGGCGCTGCATTACCTGGAGAAGGTCGGCCTGGCCGCCTTCGCCGACGCATACCCACATACCTTGTCCGGCGGCATGAAAGCCCGTGTTGCGATCGCCCGGGCACTGGCCACGCAACCGAAGATCCTGCTGATGGACGAGCCGTTCGCCGCGCTCGATGCACTTACTCGGCGAAAGATGCAGGAAGAGCTGCTGCTGTTGTGGGAAGAGGTGCGCTTCACCCTGTTGTTCGTCACCCACTCCATCGAGGAGGCGCTGGTGGTGGGCAATCGCATCCTGCTGCTGTCGCCGCATCCCGGGCGGGTGCGGGCCGAGGTGCATAGCCATCAGTACGACCTCGGGAGCCTCGGCGCCAGTGATTTCCAGGCCAGCGCCCGGCGCATCCACCGGTTGCTGTTCGACCAGGCCGACGCGCCGGAAAGCACGGGTGATCTGGGCTTCAACGATATCCGTATTGCCTACTGA
- a CDS encoding ABC transporter substrate-binding protein — protein MRKSISRLAASIGLGVSLGLGSLAAPTVAHAEGQIRIAEQFGIVYLLLNVVRDQQLIEKHGKEQGIDIKVDWAQLSGGAAINDALLSGSVDIAGAGVGPLLTVWDRTKGRQNVKAVASLGNFPYYLVSSNPNVKTIADISDKDRIAVPAVSVSVQSRFLQYAAARQWGDKEYNRLDKYTLAVPHPDATAALLAGGTELNGHFSNPPFQDQVLANKNVHVVLNSYDLLGPNSPTLLFATEQFRKDNPKTYKAFVDALAEAADFAQKDKAAAADTYIRVTKAKIDREALIKLIDNPQYEFTVTPKNTYKLAEFLYRVGAIKHKPESWKDYFFQDERPLQGS, from the coding sequence ATGCGCAAATCCATCAGCCGCCTGGCGGCAAGTATCGGCCTGGGCGTTAGCTTGGGCTTAGGCAGCCTGGCGGCGCCCACCGTGGCCCACGCCGAAGGACAGATCCGCATCGCCGAGCAGTTCGGCATCGTCTACTTGCTGCTCAATGTGGTTCGTGACCAGCAACTGATCGAGAAGCACGGCAAGGAGCAGGGTATCGACATCAAGGTCGACTGGGCCCAGCTCTCCGGTGGCGCGGCGATCAACGACGCGTTGCTGTCCGGCTCGGTGGACATCGCCGGCGCTGGCGTCGGGCCGCTGCTCACAGTGTGGGATCGCACCAAGGGTCGCCAGAACGTCAAGGCCGTCGCCTCACTGGGCAACTTCCCCTACTACCTGGTCAGCAGCAATCCCAATGTGAAGACCATCGCCGATATCTCCGACAAGGACCGTATCGCCGTCCCGGCGGTGAGCGTTTCAGTACAGTCGCGCTTCCTGCAGTACGCTGCCGCACGGCAGTGGGGCGACAAGGAGTACAACCGCCTCGACAAGTACACCCTGGCCGTGCCGCACCCGGACGCCACAGCGGCCTTGCTGGCCGGTGGCACCGAGCTCAACGGGCACTTCTCCAACCCGCCGTTCCAGGACCAGGTACTGGCCAACAAGAACGTGCACGTGGTGCTCAACAGCTACGACCTGCTCGGCCCCAACTCACCGACCCTGCTGTTCGCCACCGAGCAGTTCCGCAAGGACAACCCCAAGACCTACAAGGCGTTCGTCGATGCGTTGGCCGAAGCCGCCGACTTCGCCCAGAAAGACAAGGCCGCCGCCGCCGACACCTACATCCGCGTAACCAAGGCCAAGATCGACCGCGAGGCACTGATCAAGCTGATCGACAATCCGCAGTACGAATTCACCGTCACGCCGAAGAACACCTACAAACTGGCCGAGTTCCTCTACCGGGTCGGCGCGATCAAGCACAAGCCCGAATCGTGGAAGGACTACTTCTTCCAGGATGAACGCCCGCTGCAAGGGAGCTGA
- a CDS encoding TauD/TfdA dioxygenase family protein, with the protein MPAASNALSTIDSAQPQTFDIRPFPGAVGAEIIGLDLASPVNAEDFTRIHRAHLDHHVLVFRDQRITPEQQIAFSRRFGELQIHVLKQFLLAGHPEILIVSNIVENGRNVGLGDAGKFWHSDLSYKELPSLGSMLHAQELPSEGGDTLFADMHKAWDAVPAALRRIVEGRSAAHSYTARYAETKFEGNWRPTLTAEQLAQVQEVIHPVVRTHPENGRKALFVSEGFTTRIVGLPDDESRDVLQQLYALSVLEQNIYRHQWQPHDLVFWDNRSLIHLAAGCPAHLRRKLYRTTIQGDAPF; encoded by the coding sequence ATGCCAGCCGCCTCGAACGCCTTGTCGACCATCGACAGCGCCCAACCGCAAACCTTCGACATCCGCCCGTTTCCCGGCGCCGTCGGTGCCGAGATCATCGGCCTCGACCTTGCCAGTCCGGTCAATGCCGAGGATTTCACCCGCATTCACCGCGCCCACCTGGACCACCATGTCCTGGTGTTTCGCGACCAGCGCATCACCCCCGAACAACAGATCGCCTTCAGCCGCCGTTTCGGCGAGCTGCAGATCCATGTGCTCAAGCAGTTCCTGCTCGCCGGCCATCCCGAGATCCTGATCGTATCCAACATCGTCGAGAACGGTCGCAACGTCGGCTTAGGTGACGCTGGCAAATTCTGGCACTCGGACCTGTCGTACAAGGAGCTGCCGAGCCTGGGCTCGATGCTGCACGCCCAGGAGCTGCCCAGCGAGGGCGGCGACACTTTGTTCGCCGACATGCACAAGGCCTGGGACGCGGTGCCCGCGGCCCTGCGTCGCATCGTCGAGGGCCGCAGTGCAGCCCATTCCTATACCGCCCGCTACGCCGAGACCAAGTTCGAAGGCAACTGGCGCCCGACGCTGACCGCCGAGCAACTGGCCCAGGTCCAGGAGGTCATCCACCCGGTGGTACGTACTCATCCGGAGAACGGCCGAAAGGCGCTGTTCGTCAGCGAAGGCTTCACCACCCGCATCGTCGGCCTGCCGGATGACGAAAGCCGCGACGTGCTGCAACAGCTGTACGCCCTGAGCGTGCTGGAGCAGAACATCTACCGCCATCAATGGCAGCCCCACGACCTGGTGTTCTGGGACAACCGCTCGCTGATCCACCTGGCCGCCGGTTGCCCCGCGCACCTGCGCCGCAAGCTGTACCGCACCACCATCCAGGGCGATGCCCCGTTCTGA